The proteins below are encoded in one region of Brassica napus cultivar Da-Ae chromosome A6, Da-Ae, whole genome shotgun sequence:
- the LOC111200985 gene encoding MYG1 protein: MLGSRALFCGRIWNHSLFPKRSGNFRASFSTKRVGTHNGTFHCDETLACFMLRLSSRFSGAQIVRTRDHQVLEKLDAALDVGGVYDPESERYDHHQKGFTEVFGHGFNTKLSSAGLIYKHYGLEIIAKELQLDQKHPDVQRLFLAVYKNFIEAVDAIDNGIHQYDTDQPPRYVNNTSLAHRIGRLNLDWIEPDQSSSKEDEAFHRAMELAGSEFLQCVHFHGRSWLPARSIVMECLAERHDVDSSREIMKLNKQCPWKLHIFELEEEMKIDPPIKYVLYQDDRSENWRIQAVSVSPDKFESRKALPISWRGLEKEKLSEESSIPGCVFVHMSGFIGANRSYEGALAMAKASLIA, from the exons ATGCTTGGGTCGAGAGCTCTGTTCTGCGGAAGAATCTGGAATCATTCTCTGTTTCCGAAACGTTCTGGAAACTTCCGAGCGAGTTTCTCGACGAAACGGGTCGGGACGCATAATGGAACATTCCATTGCGACGAAACCTTAGCTTGCTTCATGCTTCGTCTCTCCTCCAGATTCTCTGGTGCTCAGATCGTCCGTACCAGAGATCATCAG GTATTGGAGAAGCTTGATGCGGCTCTTGATGTTGGTGGTGTGTATGATCCTGAGAGTGAACGTTATGACCATCACCAGAAAGGCTTCACTGAAGTGTTTGGACATGGGTTTAATACTAAACTCAGTAGTGCAGGGCTTATCTATAAG CACTATGGCTTGGAGATAATTGCTAAGGAGCTTCAGCTTGATCAGAAGCATCCTGATGTGCAGCGATTGTTTCTAGCTGTGTACAAAAACTTCATTGAG GCAGTAGATGCTATTGACAACGGCATCCATCAATACGACACTGACCAGCCTCCAAGATATGTAAACAACACAAGCCTGGCGCATAGGATTGGAAGGTTGAACTTAGACTGGATTGAGCCTGATCAGTCTAGTAGCAAAGAAGATGAAGCCTTTCATCGGGCAATGGAACTTGCTGGCTCTGAGTTCTTACAG TGTGTTCATTTTCACGGAAGATCATGGTTACCAGCTCGGTCAATTGTTATGGAGTGTCTTGCAGAACGTCATGATGTAGACTCCAGCAGAGAAATCATGAAGCTTAACAAACAATGCCCA TGGAAACTCCATATATTCGAGCTCGAGGAAGAAATGAAGATTGATCCTCCCATAAAATATGTCCTTTACCAG GATGATAGAAGCGAAAACTGGAGAATCCAGGCGGTTTCGGTTTCACCGGACAAGTTTGAGAGCCGTAAAGCTTTGCCAATTTCATGGAGAGGTCTTGAAAAGGAGAAGCTCTCAGAGGAAAGTTCAATTCCGGGATGTGTGTTTGTGCATATGAGTGGTTTCATTGGTGCAAATCGGAGCTATGAAGGTGCCTTGGCAATGGCAAAAGCCTCTTTGATTGCTTAG